One Silurus meridionalis isolate SWU-2019-XX chromosome 10, ASM1480568v1, whole genome shotgun sequence genomic window carries:
- the isl2a gene encoding insulin gene enhancer protein isl-2a isoform X2, with protein sequence MCVGCGSQIHDQYILRVSPDLEWHAACLKCAECSQYLDETCTCFVRDGKTYCKRDYVRLFGIKCAKCNVGFCSSDLVMRARDNVYHMECFRCSVCSRHLLPGDEFSLREEELLCRADHGLLLERAASGSPPISPGNTHSTRALHMAEPVVPVRQPPHRNHVHKQSEKTTRVRTVLNEKQLHTLRTCYNANPRPDALMKEQLVEMTGLSPRVIRVWFQNKRCKDKKRSILMKQLQQQQHSDKTNLQGLTGTPLVAGSPIRHDNTMQGNPVEVQTYQPPWKALSEFALQSDLEQPAFQQLVSFSESGSLGTSSGSDVTSLSSQLPDTPNSMVSSPVET encoded by the exons ATGTGTGTCGGCTGCGGAAGTCAGATCCATGACCAGTATATCCTGCGGGTCTCCCCGGACCTGGAGTGGCACGCGGCTTGCTTGAAGTGCGCAGAGTGCAGTCAGTACCTGGACGAGACCTGCACTTGCTTCGTCCGGGACGGCAAGACCTATTGCAAAAGAGACTACGTAAG GTTATTCGGTattaaatgtgcaaaatgtaacGTGGGCTTCTGCAGTAGTGACCTGGTGATGCGAGCTCGAGACAACGTTTATCACATGGAGTGTTTCAGGTGCTCGGTGTGCAGCAGGCACCTCCTGCCGGGAGATGAGTTCTCTCTGCGGGAAGAGGAGCTGCTGTGCCGCGCTGATCACGGACTGCTGCTGGAGCGCGCTGCGTCGGGAAGTCCACCGATCAGCCCCGgtaacacacactccaccagaGCCCTGCACATGGCCG AGCCGGTGGTACCTGTGCGGCAGCCCCCACACCGCAACCACGTCCACAAGCAGTCGGAGAAGACGACCCGCGTCCGCACCGTGCTCAACGAGAAGCAGTTGCACACACTGCGCACGTGCTACAACGCCAACCCGCGACCTGACGCGCTCATGAAGGAGCAGTTGGTGGAGATGACGGGCCTCAGTCCGCGAGTTATCCGCGTCTGGTTCCAGAACAAACGCTGCAAGGACAAGAAGCGGTCCATCCTCATGAAGCaactccagcagcagcagcacagcgACAAAACT AATCTCCAAGGCCTAACAGGGACACCTCTGGTGGCAGGTAGTCCCATCCGGCATGATAACACCATGCAGGGGAATCCAGTAGAAGTTCAAACCTACCAGCCGCCGTGGAAAGCGCTGAGCGAGTTCGCGCTACAGAGTGACCTGGAGCAGCCTGCCTTTCAACAGCTG GTGTCCTTCTCTGAGTCGGGTTCTCTGGGCACCTCCTCGGGCAGTGATGTGACTTCGCTGTCATCGCAGTTACCCGACACCCCCAACAGCATGGTGTCCAGTCCTGTGGAGACGTGA
- the isl2a gene encoding insulin gene enhancer protein isl-2a isoform X1 encodes MLDILLHSSFLGDMGDHSKKKTGIAMCVGCGSQIHDQYILRVSPDLEWHAACLKCAECSQYLDETCTCFVRDGKTYCKRDYVRLFGIKCAKCNVGFCSSDLVMRARDNVYHMECFRCSVCSRHLLPGDEFSLREEELLCRADHGLLLERAASGSPPISPGNTHSTRALHMAEPVVPVRQPPHRNHVHKQSEKTTRVRTVLNEKQLHTLRTCYNANPRPDALMKEQLVEMTGLSPRVIRVWFQNKRCKDKKRSILMKQLQQQQHSDKTNLQGLTGTPLVAGSPIRHDNTMQGNPVEVQTYQPPWKALSEFALQSDLEQPAFQQLVSFSESGSLGTSSGSDVTSLSSQLPDTPNSMVSSPVET; translated from the exons ATGCTGGATATTCTACTTCATTCTTCTTTCTTGGGTGATATGGGGGATCATTCAAAAA AGAAGACCGGGATCGCCATGTGTGTCGGCTGCGGAAGTCAGATCCATGACCAGTATATCCTGCGGGTCTCCCCGGACCTGGAGTGGCACGCGGCTTGCTTGAAGTGCGCAGAGTGCAGTCAGTACCTGGACGAGACCTGCACTTGCTTCGTCCGGGACGGCAAGACCTATTGCAAAAGAGACTACGTAAG GTTATTCGGTattaaatgtgcaaaatgtaacGTGGGCTTCTGCAGTAGTGACCTGGTGATGCGAGCTCGAGACAACGTTTATCACATGGAGTGTTTCAGGTGCTCGGTGTGCAGCAGGCACCTCCTGCCGGGAGATGAGTTCTCTCTGCGGGAAGAGGAGCTGCTGTGCCGCGCTGATCACGGACTGCTGCTGGAGCGCGCTGCGTCGGGAAGTCCACCGATCAGCCCCGgtaacacacactccaccagaGCCCTGCACATGGCCG AGCCGGTGGTACCTGTGCGGCAGCCCCCACACCGCAACCACGTCCACAAGCAGTCGGAGAAGACGACCCGCGTCCGCACCGTGCTCAACGAGAAGCAGTTGCACACACTGCGCACGTGCTACAACGCCAACCCGCGACCTGACGCGCTCATGAAGGAGCAGTTGGTGGAGATGACGGGCCTCAGTCCGCGAGTTATCCGCGTCTGGTTCCAGAACAAACGCTGCAAGGACAAGAAGCGGTCCATCCTCATGAAGCaactccagcagcagcagcacagcgACAAAACT AATCTCCAAGGCCTAACAGGGACACCTCTGGTGGCAGGTAGTCCCATCCGGCATGATAACACCATGCAGGGGAATCCAGTAGAAGTTCAAACCTACCAGCCGCCGTGGAAAGCGCTGAGCGAGTTCGCGCTACAGAGTGACCTGGAGCAGCCTGCCTTTCAACAGCTG GTGTCCTTCTCTGAGTCGGGTTCTCTGGGCACCTCCTCGGGCAGTGATGTGACTTCGCTGTCATCGCAGTTACCCGACACCCCCAACAGCATGGTGTCCAGTCCTGTGGAGACGTGA